One Canis lupus familiaris isolate Mischka breed German Shepherd chromosome 20, alternate assembly UU_Cfam_GSD_1.0, whole genome shotgun sequence genomic region harbors:
- the MIER2 gene encoding mesoderm induction early response protein 2 isoform X3 encodes MGSADHQFNLVEILSQNYGIREECEQATGDTEKPEGELEKDFISQSSDMPLDELLALYGYEASDPISEQGSESSDTTANLPDMTLDKEQIAKDLLSGEEEEETQSSADDLTPSVTSHEASDLFPNRSASCFLADAGKEPGSSASSDTEEDPLPANKCKKEIMVGPQFQADLSGLQLERHGEKLYENEDQLLWDPNVLPEREVEEFLYRAVKRRWHEMAGSQLPEGEVVKDSEQALYELVKCNFNAEEALRRLRFNVKVIRDGFCAWSEEECRNFEHGFRVHGKNFHLIQANKVRTRSVGECVEYYYLWKKSERYDYFSQQTRLGRRKYGPSGATDADQDLDGSDPDGAGRPRSSPPLPPAADGLASEQDPLARMHTEPLSVDSAAGSVGEPGESSDSLPSSEPGPCPFQQLDSPPAASLPRRPPALAEPAFYPPATATPEPSSSPRLAVDLALPGALPEELPLISSHADMNGEPEEAVAPAQVALSVTEFGLIGIGDVNPFLAAHPACPAPGLHSEPLSHCNVMTC; translated from the exons ATGGGCTCTGCAGACCATCAGTTCAACCTCGTAGAGATCCTGTCCCAGAACTACGGCATCCGGGAGGAGTGTGAGCAGGCCACGGGAGACACGGAGAAGCCCGAGGGGGAGCTGGAGAAGGACTTCATCTCCCAG AGCAGCGACATGCCCCTCGACGAGCTGCTCGCCCTCTACGGCTATGAGGCCTCAGACCCCATCTCGGAGCAGGGCAGCGAGAGCAGCGACACCACGGCCAACCTCCCGGACATGACGCTGGACAAG GAACAAATAGCGAAGGATTTGCTCtcaggggaagaagaggaagagacacagtcGTCGGCCGATGACCTTACCCCGTCCGTGACCTCCCACGAGGCCTCTGACCTGTTTCCTAACCGGAGTGCAT CTTGCTTCCTGGCCGACGCAGGCAAAGAGCCTGGCTCCTCCGCTTCATCCGACACGGAGGAGGACCCCCTTCCTGCCAACAAGTGTAAGAAG GAGATCATGGTGGGGCCTCAGTTCCAAGCCGACCTCAGCGGCCTGCAGTTGGAGCGCCACGGTGAGAAAC TCTACGAGAACGAGGACCAGCTGCTCTGGGACCCCAACGTCCTCCCTGAGAGGGAAGTAGAGGAGTTCCTGTACCGGGCGGTGAAGCGGAGGTGGCACGAGATGGCTGGGTCGCAGCTTCCGGAGGGAGAGGTGGTGAAAGACAGCGAGCAG GCGCTTTACGAGCTGGTGAAGTGCAACTTCAACGCGGAGGAAGCCCTGCGGAGGCTGCGATTCAACGTGAAGGTGATCCGAG ATGGGTTTTGCGCGTGGAGCGAGGAGGAGTGCAGGAACTTTGAGCACGGCTTCCGAGTGCACGGGAAGAACTTCCATCTGATCCAGGCCAACAAG GTGCGCACGCGGTCTGTGGGCGAGTGCGTGGAGTACTACTACCTGTGGAAGAAGTCTGAGCGCTACGACTACTTCTCGCAGCAGACGCGGCTGGGCCGGAGGAAATACGGCCCGTCTGGAGCCAC GGACGCAGACCAGGACCTGGACGGCAGCGACCCCGATGGCGCAGGCCGCCCCCGCTCCTCGCCgcctctgccccctgctgccGACGGCCTGGCCTCTGAGCAGGACCCGCTGGCGCGGATGCACACGG AGCCGCTGAGCGTAGACAGCGCGGCCGGCAGTGTCGGTGAGCCCGGGGAGAGCTCCGACAGCCTCCCGTCCTCGGAGCCGGGGCCTTGTCCCTTCCAGCAGCTGGACAGCCCTCCAGCCGCGTCCCTGCCCAGgcggcccccagccctggccgAGCCCGCCTTCTACCCCCCGGCCACGGCCACCCCGGAGCCCAGCAGCAGCCCGAGACTGGCTGTGGACTTGGCCCTGCCGGGGGCCCTCCCCGAGGAGCTGCCCCTCATCTCCAGCCACGCGGACATGAACGGAGAGCCCGAGGAGGCTGTGGCCCCGGCACAGGTGGCCCTGTCGGTCACCGAGTTTGGACTCATCGGCATTGGGGACGTGAATCCCTTCCTGGCCGCCCACCCAGCGTGCCCGGCCCCCGGGCTGCACTCGGAGCCCCTGTCACA CTGTAACGTGATGACCTGTTGA
- the PLPP2 gene encoding phospholipid phosphatase 2 isoform X1, translated as MGRRWVFVLLDVLCVLVASLPFAILTLVNAPYKRGFYCGDDSIRYPYRPDTITHGLMAGVTITATVVLVSAGEAYLVYTDRLYSRSDFNNYVAAVYKVLGTFLFGAAVSQSLTDLAKYMIGRLRPNFLAVCDPDWSRVNCSLYVQVEKVCRGSPANVTESRLSFYSGHSSFGMYCMMFLALYVQARLCWKWARLLRPTVQFFLLAFALYVGYTRVSDHKHHWSDVLVGLLQGALVAGLTVRYVSDFFKSRPPQRCLEEEELGRKPSLSLTLTLGEADRNHYGYPVSSS; from the exons atGGGGCGCCGGTGGGTCTTCGTGCTGCTCGACGTGCTGTGCGTGCTGGTCG cctctctGCCTTTCGCCATCCTGACGCTTGTGAATGCCCCGTACAAGCGAGGGTTCTACTGCGGGGACGACTCCATCCGATACCCGTACCGTCCAGACACCATCACACACGGGCTCATGGCCGGGGTCACCATCACGGCCACCGTTGTCCTT GTCTCGGCCGGGGAGGCCTACTTGGTGTACACTGACCGCCTCTACTCCCGCTCCGACTTCAACAACTACGTGGCCGCCGTCTACAAGGTGCTGGGGACCTTCCTGTTCGGGGCTGCGGTGAGTCAGTCTCTGACGGATCTGGCCAAGTACATGATCGGCCGGCTGCGCCCCAACTTCCTGGCGGTGTGCGACCCTGACTGGAGCCGTGTCAACTGCTCGCTGTACGTGCAGGTGGAGAAGGTGTGCAGGGGAAGCCCCGCTAACGTCACCGAGTCCAG GCTGTCCTTCTATTCCGGACACTCCTCCTTTGGGATGTACTGCATGATGTTCTTGGCG CTCTACGTGCAGGCGCGGCTCTGCTGGAAGTGGGCCCGGCTTCTGCGGCCCACGGTGCAGTTCTTCCTGCTGGCCTTCGCACTCTATGTGGGCTACACCCGCGTGTCTGACCACAAGCACCACTGGAGTGATGTCCTGGTTGGCCTCCTGCAGGGGGCACTGGTGGCCGGCCTCACC GTTCGCTACGTCTCTGACTTCTTCAAGTCCCGGCCCCCGCAGcgctgcctggaggaggaggagctgggccgGAAGCCTAGCCTGTCCCTGACGCTGACCCTGGGTGAGGCTGACCGCAACCACTACGGGTACCCGGTCTCCTCTTCCTGA
- the PLPP2 gene encoding phospholipid phosphatase 2 isoform X2 encodes MAGVTITATVVLVSAGEAYLVYTDRLYSRSDFNNYVAAVYKVLGTFLFGAAVSQSLTDLAKYMIGRLRPNFLAVCDPDWSRVNCSLYVQVEKVCRGSPANVTESRLSFYSGHSSFGMYCMMFLALYVQARLCWKWARLLRPTVQFFLLAFALYVGYTRVSDHKHHWSDVLVGLLQGALVAGLTVRYVSDFFKSRPPQRCLEEEELGRKPSLSLTLTLGEADRNHYGYPVSSS; translated from the exons ATGGCCGGGGTCACCATCACGGCCACCGTTGTCCTT GTCTCGGCCGGGGAGGCCTACTTGGTGTACACTGACCGCCTCTACTCCCGCTCCGACTTCAACAACTACGTGGCCGCCGTCTACAAGGTGCTGGGGACCTTCCTGTTCGGGGCTGCGGTGAGTCAGTCTCTGACGGATCTGGCCAAGTACATGATCGGCCGGCTGCGCCCCAACTTCCTGGCGGTGTGCGACCCTGACTGGAGCCGTGTCAACTGCTCGCTGTACGTGCAGGTGGAGAAGGTGTGCAGGGGAAGCCCCGCTAACGTCACCGAGTCCAG GCTGTCCTTCTATTCCGGACACTCCTCCTTTGGGATGTACTGCATGATGTTCTTGGCG CTCTACGTGCAGGCGCGGCTCTGCTGGAAGTGGGCCCGGCTTCTGCGGCCCACGGTGCAGTTCTTCCTGCTGGCCTTCGCACTCTATGTGGGCTACACCCGCGTGTCTGACCACAAGCACCACTGGAGTGATGTCCTGGTTGGCCTCCTGCAGGGGGCACTGGTGGCCGGCCTCACC GTTCGCTACGTCTCTGACTTCTTCAAGTCCCGGCCCCCGCAGcgctgcctggaggaggaggagctgggccgGAAGCCTAGCCTGTCCCTGACGCTGACCCTGGGTGAGGCTGACCGCAACCACTACGGGTACCCGGTCTCCTCTTCCTGA
- the MIER2 gene encoding mesoderm induction early response protein 2 isoform X2, whose translation MAEASSLERQSPGVASCLTHSLCPGEPSLQTAAVVSMGSADHQFNLVEILSQNYGIREECEQATGDTEKPEGELEKDFISQSSDMPLDELLALYGYEASDPISEQGSESSDTTANLPDMTLDKEQIAKDLLSGEEEEETQSSADDLTPSVTSHEASDLFPNRSASCFLADAGKEPGSSASSDTEEDPLPANKCKKEIMVGPQFQADLSGLQLERHGEKLYENEDQLLWDPNVLPEREVEEFLYRAVKRRWHEMAGSQLPEGEVVKDSEQALYELVKCNFNAEEALRRLRFNVKVIRDGFCAWSEEECRNFEHGFRVHGKNFHLIQANKVRTRSVGECVEYYYLWKKSERYDYFSQQTRLGRRKYGPSGATDADQDLDGSDPDGAGRPRSSPPLPPAADGLASEQDPLARMHTEPLSVDSAAGSVGEPGESSDSLPSSEPGPCPFQQLDSPPAASLPRRPPALAEPAFYPPATATPEPSSSPRLAVDLALPGALPEELPLISSHADMNGEPEEAVAPAQVALSVTEFGLIGIGDVNPFLAAHPACPAPGLHSEPLSQ comes from the exons TGGTGTCCATGGGCTCTGCAGACCATCAGTTCAACCTCGTAGAGATCCTGTCCCAGAACTACGGCATCCGGGAGGAGTGTGAGCAGGCCACGGGAGACACGGAGAAGCCCGAGGGGGAGCTGGAGAAGGACTTCATCTCCCAG AGCAGCGACATGCCCCTCGACGAGCTGCTCGCCCTCTACGGCTATGAGGCCTCAGACCCCATCTCGGAGCAGGGCAGCGAGAGCAGCGACACCACGGCCAACCTCCCGGACATGACGCTGGACAAG GAACAAATAGCGAAGGATTTGCTCtcaggggaagaagaggaagagacacagtcGTCGGCCGATGACCTTACCCCGTCCGTGACCTCCCACGAGGCCTCTGACCTGTTTCCTAACCGGAGTGCAT CTTGCTTCCTGGCCGACGCAGGCAAAGAGCCTGGCTCCTCCGCTTCATCCGACACGGAGGAGGACCCCCTTCCTGCCAACAAGTGTAAGAAG GAGATCATGGTGGGGCCTCAGTTCCAAGCCGACCTCAGCGGCCTGCAGTTGGAGCGCCACGGTGAGAAAC TCTACGAGAACGAGGACCAGCTGCTCTGGGACCCCAACGTCCTCCCTGAGAGGGAAGTAGAGGAGTTCCTGTACCGGGCGGTGAAGCGGAGGTGGCACGAGATGGCTGGGTCGCAGCTTCCGGAGGGAGAGGTGGTGAAAGACAGCGAGCAG GCGCTTTACGAGCTGGTGAAGTGCAACTTCAACGCGGAGGAAGCCCTGCGGAGGCTGCGATTCAACGTGAAGGTGATCCGAG ATGGGTTTTGCGCGTGGAGCGAGGAGGAGTGCAGGAACTTTGAGCACGGCTTCCGAGTGCACGGGAAGAACTTCCATCTGATCCAGGCCAACAAG GTGCGCACGCGGTCTGTGGGCGAGTGCGTGGAGTACTACTACCTGTGGAAGAAGTCTGAGCGCTACGACTACTTCTCGCAGCAGACGCGGCTGGGCCGGAGGAAATACGGCCCGTCTGGAGCCAC GGACGCAGACCAGGACCTGGACGGCAGCGACCCCGATGGCGCAGGCCGCCCCCGCTCCTCGCCgcctctgccccctgctgccGACGGCCTGGCCTCTGAGCAGGACCCGCTGGCGCGGATGCACACGG AGCCGCTGAGCGTAGACAGCGCGGCCGGCAGTGTCGGTGAGCCCGGGGAGAGCTCCGACAGCCTCCCGTCCTCGGAGCCGGGGCCTTGTCCCTTCCAGCAGCTGGACAGCCCTCCAGCCGCGTCCCTGCCCAGgcggcccccagccctggccgAGCCCGCCTTCTACCCCCCGGCCACGGCCACCCCGGAGCCCAGCAGCAGCCCGAGACTGGCTGTGGACTTGGCCCTGCCGGGGGCCCTCCCCGAGGAGCTGCCCCTCATCTCCAGCCACGCGGACATGAACGGAGAGCCCGAGGAGGCTGTGGCCCCGGCACAGGTGGCCCTGTCGGTCACCGAGTTTGGACTCATCGGCATTGGGGACGTGAATCCCTTCCTGGCCGCCCACCCAGCGTGCCCGGCCCCCGGGCTGCACTCGGAGCCCCTGTCACA GTAA
- the MIER2 gene encoding mesoderm induction early response protein 2 isoform X1, with protein sequence MAEASSLERQSPGVASCLTHSLCPGEPSLQTAAVVSMGSADHQFNLVEILSQNYGIREECEQATGDTEKPEGELEKDFISQSSDMPLDELLALYGYEASDPISEQGSESSDTTANLPDMTLDKEQIAKDLLSGEEEEETQSSADDLTPSVTSHEASDLFPNRSASCFLADAGKEPGSSASSDTEEDPLPANKCKKEIMVGPQFQADLSGLQLERHGEKLYENEDQLLWDPNVLPEREVEEFLYRAVKRRWHEMAGSQLPEGEVVKDSEQALYELVKCNFNAEEALRRLRFNVKVIRDGFCAWSEEECRNFEHGFRVHGKNFHLIQANKVRTRSVGECVEYYYLWKKSERYDYFSQQTRLGRRKYGPSGATDADQDLDGSDPDGAGRPRSSPPLPPAADGLASEQDPLARMHTEPLSVDSAAGSVGEPGESSDSLPSSEPGPCPFQQLDSPPAASLPRRPPALAEPAFYPPATATPEPSSSPRLAVDLALPGALPEELPLISSHADMNGEPEEAVAPAQVALSVTEFGLIGIGDVNPFLAAHPACPAPGLHSEPLSHCNVMTC encoded by the exons TGGTGTCCATGGGCTCTGCAGACCATCAGTTCAACCTCGTAGAGATCCTGTCCCAGAACTACGGCATCCGGGAGGAGTGTGAGCAGGCCACGGGAGACACGGAGAAGCCCGAGGGGGAGCTGGAGAAGGACTTCATCTCCCAG AGCAGCGACATGCCCCTCGACGAGCTGCTCGCCCTCTACGGCTATGAGGCCTCAGACCCCATCTCGGAGCAGGGCAGCGAGAGCAGCGACACCACGGCCAACCTCCCGGACATGACGCTGGACAAG GAACAAATAGCGAAGGATTTGCTCtcaggggaagaagaggaagagacacagtcGTCGGCCGATGACCTTACCCCGTCCGTGACCTCCCACGAGGCCTCTGACCTGTTTCCTAACCGGAGTGCAT CTTGCTTCCTGGCCGACGCAGGCAAAGAGCCTGGCTCCTCCGCTTCATCCGACACGGAGGAGGACCCCCTTCCTGCCAACAAGTGTAAGAAG GAGATCATGGTGGGGCCTCAGTTCCAAGCCGACCTCAGCGGCCTGCAGTTGGAGCGCCACGGTGAGAAAC TCTACGAGAACGAGGACCAGCTGCTCTGGGACCCCAACGTCCTCCCTGAGAGGGAAGTAGAGGAGTTCCTGTACCGGGCGGTGAAGCGGAGGTGGCACGAGATGGCTGGGTCGCAGCTTCCGGAGGGAGAGGTGGTGAAAGACAGCGAGCAG GCGCTTTACGAGCTGGTGAAGTGCAACTTCAACGCGGAGGAAGCCCTGCGGAGGCTGCGATTCAACGTGAAGGTGATCCGAG ATGGGTTTTGCGCGTGGAGCGAGGAGGAGTGCAGGAACTTTGAGCACGGCTTCCGAGTGCACGGGAAGAACTTCCATCTGATCCAGGCCAACAAG GTGCGCACGCGGTCTGTGGGCGAGTGCGTGGAGTACTACTACCTGTGGAAGAAGTCTGAGCGCTACGACTACTTCTCGCAGCAGACGCGGCTGGGCCGGAGGAAATACGGCCCGTCTGGAGCCAC GGACGCAGACCAGGACCTGGACGGCAGCGACCCCGATGGCGCAGGCCGCCCCCGCTCCTCGCCgcctctgccccctgctgccGACGGCCTGGCCTCTGAGCAGGACCCGCTGGCGCGGATGCACACGG AGCCGCTGAGCGTAGACAGCGCGGCCGGCAGTGTCGGTGAGCCCGGGGAGAGCTCCGACAGCCTCCCGTCCTCGGAGCCGGGGCCTTGTCCCTTCCAGCAGCTGGACAGCCCTCCAGCCGCGTCCCTGCCCAGgcggcccccagccctggccgAGCCCGCCTTCTACCCCCCGGCCACGGCCACCCCGGAGCCCAGCAGCAGCCCGAGACTGGCTGTGGACTTGGCCCTGCCGGGGGCCCTCCCCGAGGAGCTGCCCCTCATCTCCAGCCACGCGGACATGAACGGAGAGCCCGAGGAGGCTGTGGCCCCGGCACAGGTGGCCCTGTCGGTCACCGAGTTTGGACTCATCGGCATTGGGGACGTGAATCCCTTCCTGGCCGCCCACCCAGCGTGCCCGGCCCCCGGGCTGCACTCGGAGCCCCTGTCACA CTGTAACGTGATGACCTGTTGA